TGACGGTCAGGCCGAGGGCCTTCAGCTTGCGGACGTTGGCCTTGAAGGCCTGCCGCTCCTGGTCGAGCAGCGGCGCGAGCTCGGTCGAGACGACCTCGGGGTGGTCCGCGATCACGCGCAGCGTCGCCCGGGTCCAGGGCGAGGGGGCGGCGCGGTCCATCCGGTCCATGCGCACCCGCACGGCGGCCAGCTCGGCGGGCCCCAGGCGGTCGTCGGCGCGGAGCGCGTCCCGCGGGTCCGCACCCGCGGGGTGGAAGGCGATGCGGTACAGCTGCCGGCCCTCCTCGGCGGGGCGCAGGGCGGCGATCAGCTCCTCGAGGGAGTCGTGACCTGCTCGGGCCACGTCGTCGGGGTCGATGTCGTCGACGGAGTCGAGCACCTCGACGGCGTCGATCGCCAGGTAGCCGGCGCCGCTGCGCAGCGTGCCGCCGGCCTTGACCGTGGGGCGGCGCCACCGCCTGAACGCCACGGTGATGCGGCCGTCCGCGACCGCCTGCCACTGCGCGCCGCCGAACAGCACGGCTCAGCCGTCCCGTCGGAGGACGAGGAAGGCGTAGCCGACCGCCTCCGCCCCTCCGCCGTCGAAGGCCGCCAGCTCGGCCTCGGTGGCAGCGATCGCGTCGGCCAGAGCCGGACCGATCCGGGCCGGGTCCTCGCGCAGCTCGGCCAGCCGCGCGCGGACGGGCTCGTAGTAGGCGTCCCAGTCCTCGCGGGGCAGCACGAAGTCGCCGATGCGCCGGTAGCCGGCGTGCAGCGCCTGCGCGCGACGGACCTGGAGGGGTTGGAGGGCCGGGTAGGCCTCGTCCCAGAAGTCCCGCACGGCCTGCGGCACGGTGGGGGCGAGCCACACCGGCTCGGTCAGCGCCAGCACGCCGCCGGGGCCCAGGACCGGGTGCCAGGTGCGGAGGGCCGCCTCGAAGCCCATCACGTAGGCGGCGCCCTCGGACCAGATCAGGTCGACCGGTCCGCCCACGTGGCGGTCCACCACGGACCCCAGGTCGGCCATGTCCCCGACGACCGCGGTCACGCGGTCGGCGACCCCGGCGTCGGCCGCCCGGCGGCGCACCTCCGCGACGAAGGGTTCGTGGGCGTCCACGGCGAGGATCTCCGCATCTGGCATGGCCTCGGCGAGCACCAGCGACTGGGGGCCCGGTCCGCAACCGACGTCGACGACGCGGGCGCGTCCGCCGATCCCGGACAGGTCCAGGGCGCGCCTGGTCGAGGCCGGCGAGCCGGGTCCCTCGCGCGGGAGCCCGTCGTGGATCCGCCAGAACCCGTCGGCCGCGGTGTCGTCGGCCATCAGCTGAACTTGGCCACCCAGCGGCGCAGCTCGTCGGACTGGGCGGAGGCGGCCTGGGCCCACGACTCGTACTCGAGGACCGCCCCGAGGTCGTCGGTCTCGACCGCGAGCGCGACCGACCGCTTGATGTGGCGGGCGAGCTGCGGATCCACCTGGGCGAACCGGTGGGCCAGGTCCGTGGCCACGCCGACGCAGTCCTCCTCCGGCCCCTCGGCGAGGCCGAGCTCGACGCAGCGCTCCGCGTCCAGCAGGTCGCCGAGCAGCAGGGTGGTGAGGGCGCGGGAGGGCCCCATGGCCTTCACGAGGAACCAGGTGCACCCGCCCCCCGGGTGCAGGCCGATCTTCGCGAACGTCGCGCCCATCGTCGCGTGGGTGCCCGCGATGCGGACGTCGCAGGCCATC
Above is a window of Euzebya sp. DNA encoding:
- a CDS encoding cyclopropane-fatty-acyl-phospholipid synthase family protein, producing MADDTAADGFWRIHDGLPREGPGSPASTRRALDLSGIGGRARVVDVGCGPGPQSLVLAEAMPDAEILAVDAHEPFVAEVRRRAADAGVADRVTAVVGDMADLGSVVDRHVGGPVDLIWSEGAAYVMGFEAALRTWHPVLGPGGVLALTEPVWLAPTVPQAVRDFWDEAYPALQPLQVRRAQALHAGYRRIGDFVLPREDWDAYYEPVRARLAELREDPARIGPALADAIAATEAELAAFDGGGAEAVGYAFLVLRRDG
- a CDS encoding enoyl-CoA hydratase; this translates as MSKLTVAVADDGVATMTLTDPDRRNAMGYEMAAEMIAAAGDLAGDPDVRALVVTGEGKGFCAGADLPQLFGRPDRPVAELRAELQGYYRAFLAIRDLSFPTIAAVNGAAVGAGLNLAMACDVRIAGTHATMGATFAKIGLHPGGGCTWFLVKAMGPSRALTTLLLGDLLDAERCVELGLAEGPEEDCVGVATDLAHRFAQVDPQLARHIKRSVALAVETDDLGAVLEYESWAQAASAQSDELRRWVAKFS